The DNA sequence gtgcaggttaggttcaggGATGGGTTGGGCGGGTGGGtgcacctgggtagagtgctctttctgagggtcagtgcacaccctctgggccgaatggcggcctcctgcactggggATTCTGTGGCCAACTCTGATTGACAAGCAGCTAGGCCAAtggctgctgtgggtctggaagtaCAGTTTCCAAAGCAGCCAGTCAGTGGTGGATCATTGAGGAGGACGACATTCACCATCGTTTCCATCTTGATCAACTGTATCAAGTGACTCAAGTCAAAACTCTGAATTGGGTCGTTTTTTCAGTGAGCTAGCACAGACATATTGAGCCGAATAACCAACTTGTGTAcagatgcaagttgttgttttcTATTTATTGTCACTGCTGCCTAATACGCTGAACTTTCAATGTTgattgtgtatttccctctttcttCCCTATTAGGGAATGAGCAGCATTCAGGCGCCACAGAGTAAATATGCGGAGCTGCTTGCTATAATCGAAGAGTTGGGCAAAGACATTCGACCAACATATGCGGGCAGTAAAAGTGCAATGGAACGTCTAAAACGTGGTATATAACAGATCAATACTCTCTGTGCTTTCTTAGTGATTGTAGTTGAATGCTGCACTGTTTCTGATTTAGCAAGTGCTTAACCAAGTGAGTGATTACCCTGCATTTGTTTAAtaagttatgtgaattggacattctgaattctccctctgtgtacccgaacaggtgccggaatgtggcgactaggggattttcacagtaacttcattgcaatgttaatgtaagcccacttgtgactaaGTTTATTATTAAGTTGTAGAATATCCAACTTTTAAGCATGGGATGTGGCCAGTAAGAGCAAGTTCATATCCCACCAGCATGAAAATCCAAGtttatttcaattttttttttttttagcctggccaatccacctaacctgcacatctttgggttgtgggggcgaaacccacgcaaacacggggagaatgtgcaaactccacacggacagtgacccagagtcgggatcatatttcaaatattttttttaaaagactggtGCCAGTAAAAGTAGCCACAAAGTTTTGGATTATTGTCAAAACCCAACTGGCTCACCACCATCACAACAAAACTTGCATTTGTATTGCACCTGAATGTAATAAAACACCCCAGGGTGCTTCGCAGGAAATATTGCACTGAGGATTGATGATAAAAGACGTGGTTAAACAGATGGATTTTAAGCtatatcttaaaggaggaaaggaagataatcttcattgtcacaagtaggcttacattaacactgcaatgaagttgctgtgaaaatcccctagtccccacattccggcacctgtttgggtacacggagggagaattcagaatgtcaaaattacctaactagcaaatactccccccccccccccccccccgtacatcggtctaatacaggtagggaatatacagtgaatggtagaaccctcaagagtattgacagtcagagaggtctaggtgtacaggtccacaggtcactgaaaggggcaacacaggtggagaaggtagtcaagaaggcatacggcatgcttgccttcattggccggggaattgagtataaagattggcaagtcatgttgcagctatatagaaccttagttaggccgcacttggagtatagtgttcaattctggtcgccacactaccagaaggatgtggaggctttagagagggtgcagaagagatttaccaggatgttgcatggtatggagggcattagctatgaggagaggttgaataaactcagtttgttctcactggaacgacggaggttgagaggcgacctgataagagttctacaacattatgaggggcatagacagggtggatagtcagagactttttcccagggtagaggggtcaattactagggggcataggtttaaggtgcgaggggcaaggtttagaggagatgtacgaggcaagtttattacacagagggtagtgggtgcctggaacttgctgccggaggaggtggtggaagcagggacgatcgtgacatttaaggggcatcttgacaaatacatgaatagggtgggaatagagggatacggaccacggaagtgtaggagattttagtttagacggcagcatggtcggcgcaggcttggagggccgaagggcctgttcctgtgctgtacttttctttgttgttagttagtcccggtcctgcccatgtGTCGCCCTTCCAGTTTGTACGAGCTGTTACGAGTcacccatattgctgtgggtctggagtcatatgtaagcCAGAAGACGtccgatttccttccctgaaggacattagtgaaccagatgtttcagGTATCGATACTTTGCTAACTCTCAATTCCAGATGTATGAATTAATTGCATTTATTAATTTTGAGTTTAAATTTAATCACACCAGCTGACTTGGTGGATTTGAACTCTGGTCCCCATGCCTGAACTCTTGGATTATCAGCCCAGTTACATTACCACTGCCTTACCATCTCCCCCCCTGATGGTGATTACAGTAGATTGAAGCTAGCTAATGCAAATCTTTTGTTCTGCTCTCTCCAGGAACGTGAATATTTTTCTTCATGAGTTTGGTTGATTGATTTGGCTTTAATAATCCCTCCTGTTCATACTTTAATAGTTATTTATCTCAAAACACCTGCCCCTTCTTCGTTCCTCTCATACTTACCTCAACTCAGGGTGGCacagtttggatttggatttttgtttattgtcacatgtaccgaggtacagtgaaaaaagaaataaaagaaaatacataatagggcaacacaaggtacacaatgtaactacataacaccggcatcgggtgaagcatacgtggGTGTAGTGTTAATCGGGTCAGTCCACAAGGGGGTTGTTTacttttgtatcgcctgcccgatggaagaagttgcaagagtgagtaagccgggtgggaggggtctttgattatgctgcccgctttccccaggcagcgggaggtgtagatggagtcaatggatgggaggcagtttgtgtgatggactggacggtgttcacaactctctgaaatttcctgcggtcttgggccgagcaattgccataccaggctgtgatgcagccggatagggtgctttctatggtgcatttgtaaaagttggtaagagtcaatgtagacatgccgaatttccttagtttcctgaggaagtataggcgctgttgtgctttcttggtggtagcaccgacgtgggtggacca is a window from the Scyliorhinus torazame isolate Kashiwa2021f chromosome 1, sScyTor2.1, whole genome shotgun sequence genome containing:
- the LOC140428211 gene encoding cyclin-dependent kinase 2-associated protein 1; amino-acid sequence: MGYLQGMSSIQAPQSKYAELLAIIEELGKDIRPTYAGSKSAMERLKRGIIHARGLVRECLAETERNARS